In Sphingobium amiense, a genomic segment contains:
- a CDS encoding TonB-dependent receptor: MKGWLIVRSGVSNSDKTQGRMLAISLLASVAAVGIMAPHAAQAQTGGEAATHDFNIPARTLSEALADFGRQSGMQVNVDADEIRDRASPGVSGRMSSDQALNRLLAGTGLTWRLNNGFVTLQPAPQTAQASGDTRSTVNLGSLRVEGQQSGGNGGFGRDGSVGTGGAAGGADEIFAAPRAVSVVTREEMDRTPARHAADLIAEVPGVTSAVNRLNPGLSVNIRGMQDFGRVNMMIDGMRQNFVQNGHQGRNGQMYVDPELLTAVAIERGPRSNVYGMGAIAGSVDFKTIGPEDILNGESDRIGARLRATTGLGGEGNGVNFLGSAAIAGRLTDNIELMAAYSRRDIGDYDVGTKGDDGLANFTFTGADGLETISRIKYASQLQESALIKARWTLGDGHVVQLSYVGTWLDYEHVSDTRTGLLDENGSPWKRLGTSSITSENFAFDYNWKPDSNWINLRLTRLIHQKCPEGLAGVA; encoded by the coding sequence ATGAAAGGGTGGCTCATAGTGCGTTCGGGGGTTTCAAATTCAGATAAAACACAGGGCCGGATGCTGGCGATATCGTTGCTGGCATCGGTTGCGGCGGTGGGCATTATGGCCCCGCATGCAGCGCAGGCCCAGACTGGCGGCGAGGCTGCTACACATGATTTCAACATACCCGCGCGGACGTTGAGCGAAGCATTGGCCGATTTCGGGCGCCAGTCAGGGATGCAGGTAAACGTGGACGCGGACGAGATCCGCGACCGCGCGTCGCCGGGTGTGTCGGGCCGCATGTCGAGCGACCAAGCCTTGAACCGCTTGTTGGCAGGAACTGGCCTGACTTGGAGACTCAATAACGGGTTCGTCACGCTCCAACCAGCACCCCAGACGGCGCAAGCCTCCGGGGATACGCGAAGTACCGTCAATCTGGGCTCGTTGCGTGTGGAAGGCCAGCAATCCGGTGGCAATGGCGGGTTCGGTCGTGACGGGAGCGTCGGCACCGGTGGTGCGGCGGGCGGCGCGGACGAGATTTTCGCGGCCCCACGCGCAGTTAGCGTCGTCACGCGCGAGGAAATGGACCGCACGCCCGCACGCCACGCTGCCGATCTGATCGCGGAAGTTCCCGGCGTTACCAGCGCGGTCAACCGGCTCAATCCGGGGCTCTCGGTCAATATCCGGGGCATGCAGGACTTCGGCCGCGTCAACATGATGATCGACGGTATGCGCCAGAACTTCGTCCAGAACGGCCACCAGGGTCGAAACGGGCAGATGTATGTCGATCCTGAATTACTGACAGCCGTCGCTATAGAGCGAGGACCGCGAAGCAATGTTTACGGGATGGGTGCGATAGCGGGTAGCGTCGATTTCAAGACTATTGGACCAGAAGATATTCTAAACGGCGAGAGCGATCGCATTGGCGCGAGACTGCGCGCTACGACTGGCCTTGGCGGGGAAGGCAATGGAGTCAATTTTCTTGGAAGCGCCGCGATCGCCGGCAGGTTGACCGATAACATCGAGCTAATGGCTGCTTACTCACGGCGCGACATTGGCGATTACGACGTCGGCACCAAAGGTGATGATGGGCTGGCCAATTTCACTTTTACGGGTGCTGATGGGCTGGAGACGATCAGCCGCATCAAATATGCGAGTCAGCTTCAGGAATCCGCGCTCATCAAAGCGCGTTGGACGCTGGGGGACGGCCATGTCGTTCAGCTCAGCTACGTTGGCACCTGGCTCGATTATGAGCATGTGAGTGACACTCGGACTGGTCTGCTGGATGAGAATGGCTCGCCTTGGAAGCGCTTGGGTACATCGAGCATCACGTCAGAGAATTTCGCGTTCGACTATAACTGGAAGCCGGACAGCAACTGGATAAATCTCAGGCTAACCCGCCTTATTCACCAAAAGTGTCCTGAAGGGTTGGCGGGAGTGGCGTAA
- a CDS encoding ArdC family protein, producing the protein MSRSYPATPRADVYSRITTEIVCAIEAGAGDWRMPWHHDGAATTRPQNVTSRRRYRGVNVLALWIAAEAAAYSSGLWGTYRQWASLGAQVRKGERGTTVVFWKQAASRTDDDHDDGEAGPGRMFARAFTVFNLAQVEGYEPSPVAVLPEGERFGHAEAFVAALKIPVTEGAYDAHYRIDLDHIFMPTFASFRDASAQMGTLLHEAAHATGAKHRLDRNFAERFKRDSLAIEEICAELTASFVLADLGIAHHPRADHAAYVASWLRALKDDPRAIFTAASKAQAAADWMHAQQPQPEEMAA; encoded by the coding sequence ATGTCCCGATCCTACCCTGCTACGCCGCGAGCCGACGTCTATTCGCGCATTACTACCGAGATTGTATGTGCCATCGAAGCCGGTGCCGGCGATTGGCGTATGCCCTGGCACCATGATGGCGCTGCCACCACCAGGCCGCAGAACGTCACCTCCCGCCGCCGCTATCGCGGCGTCAACGTGCTCGCGCTCTGGATCGCAGCCGAAGCGGCTGCCTATTCCAGCGGTCTTTGGGGGACCTATCGCCAGTGGGCATCGCTTGGCGCACAGGTCCGCAAAGGTGAACGCGGAACGACGGTTGTGTTCTGGAAACAGGCCGCATCGCGCACCGATGATGATCATGACGATGGCGAAGCCGGACCCGGCCGCATGTTCGCGCGGGCCTTCACCGTGTTCAACCTCGCCCAGGTCGAGGGCTATGAACCCTCACCTGTCGCAGTTCTACCCGAGGGCGAGCGGTTCGGGCACGCCGAAGCTTTCGTCGCGGCCCTCAAGATCCCGGTCACCGAGGGCGCCTACGATGCGCACTACCGGATCGACCTCGATCACATCTTCATGCCGACCTTTGCCTCGTTTCGGGATGCATCAGCACAGATGGGCACGCTTTTGCATGAGGCGGCCCACGCCACAGGGGCAAAGCACCGGCTCGACCGCAACTTTGCCGAACGTTTCAAGCGCGACAGCTTGGCGATCGAGGAAATTTGCGCTGAACTGACCGCATCGTTCGTGCTCGCCGACCTCGGGATCGCTCACCATCCGCGGGCCGATCATGCCGCCTACGTAGCATCGTGGTTGCGCGCACTCAAAGACGACCCTCGTGCCATCTTCACCGCCGCCAGCAAGGCGCAGGCGGCCGCCGACTGGATGCACGCCCAGCAGCCCCAGCCTGAGGAGATGGCCGCATGA
- a CDS encoding ParB/RepB/Spo0J family partition protein, giving the protein MIKSLPLNKLVQSPRNVRRHGDPAADAELKASIAAHGLLQNLIVRPASRGKFEVEAGERRRRAMLALADDKILPKDHEVTCLVLEDSADAAVETSLAENFHRLAMNPADEAQAFAALIDAGTSTDQVARRFGLTVRFVEGRLRLATLAPVVFEALASGEITLDLAKAFGATSDQEIQARVFEQVSSAYYAPSADSIRRMVLSGTVRGSDPRARLVGRDAYIAGGGRIERELFDDDDSESWVDVALLENLAAAEMEKRAKALAVEQGLAWVKPTLDPYASHDLVEGLVRLPAEPAPLTEAELARLDELDASYDEHAAILEDEDSAEEAVAAAEATIEAIERECQDIRAKPPELAPELKAEAGMILVLSRDGTPVLQPVFYGEREAHVDDDDDAVEVVPGDGSEGKRRAALSKRLVDELAMQRRDILALHVASDPGLALDIMVFTLADADTHDWRSRAATTLRGSVPAGPIIGFEAKDAPASASLADLRSGLDETWRSGEDASTRFEMFRALSDESRAAWLGFVVARTLEASLNMVGERHIAFQDHLGSLIGIDLAQWWRPTAANYFDRVSKQVILDALTDVGGLELSSRFASVKKGDLAMSAERVFAGTYITEVEVRERALAWVPEVMRFAGQSASDAGDEPQDSDADCVANDDHQPPSEVAA; this is encoded by the coding sequence ATGATAAAATCGCTCCCGCTGAACAAGTTGGTTCAGTCACCCCGCAATGTGCGTCGTCACGGTGATCCAGCCGCCGATGCCGAATTAAAGGCGAGCATCGCTGCCCACGGGCTGTTGCAGAATCTCATCGTCCGTCCTGCATCACGCGGCAAGTTCGAGGTCGAAGCCGGCGAGCGACGCCGCCGCGCCATGCTCGCCCTGGCCGATGACAAGATCCTGCCCAAGGATCACGAGGTGACTTGCTTGGTGCTCGAAGACAGCGCCGACGCTGCAGTCGAGACCAGCCTCGCCGAAAACTTCCATCGTTTGGCCATGAATCCTGCTGACGAAGCGCAGGCCTTCGCTGCCCTGATCGACGCTGGCACATCGACTGACCAGGTTGCGCGCCGGTTCGGGCTGACTGTCCGCTTCGTCGAGGGCCGCTTGCGTCTCGCGACGCTTGCTCCGGTCGTGTTCGAGGCGCTGGCCTCGGGCGAAATCACACTGGACCTCGCCAAAGCGTTCGGCGCCACGTCTGACCAGGAAATCCAGGCCCGCGTCTTCGAACAGGTCTCCTCGGCCTATTATGCGCCGAGCGCAGACAGCATCCGGCGAATGGTGCTTTCCGGCACGGTCCGGGGCAGCGATCCCCGGGCCCGGCTCGTTGGACGCGACGCCTACATCGCCGGCGGCGGCCGGATCGAACGCGAATTGTTCGACGATGACGACAGCGAGTCCTGGGTCGATGTCGCGCTTCTCGAGAACCTCGCTGCTGCGGAGATGGAGAAACGAGCGAAGGCGCTCGCAGTCGAACAGGGCCTTGCCTGGGTCAAGCCAACACTCGATCCCTACGCGAGCCACGATCTCGTCGAGGGCCTTGTTCGACTTCCCGCAGAGCCTGCCCCGCTGACGGAAGCAGAACTGGCAAGGCTTGATGAGCTCGATGCCTCTTATGACGAGCATGCGGCCATTCTCGAAGATGAAGACAGCGCCGAGGAAGCTGTCGCTGCGGCCGAGGCGACGATCGAGGCGATCGAGCGCGAATGCCAGGATATCAGAGCAAAGCCGCCGGAACTCGCGCCCGAACTCAAGGCTGAAGCCGGAATGATCCTGGTGCTGTCGCGGGATGGCACGCCGGTGCTCCAGCCGGTCTTCTACGGTGAGCGCGAAGCTCACGTCGATGATGACGACGATGCCGTCGAAGTCGTCCCGGGTGATGGCAGCGAGGGCAAGCGTCGCGCGGCGCTATCGAAGCGCCTGGTCGACGAGCTTGCCATGCAGCGGCGCGACATTCTCGCGCTCCACGTTGCGTCGGATCCCGGACTTGCGCTCGACATCATGGTCTTCACGCTCGCCGATGCCGATACCCACGACTGGCGATCGCGTGCTGCAACGACGCTTCGCGGCAGCGTTCCTGCAGGACCAATTATCGGGTTCGAGGCGAAGGATGCACCGGCCAGTGCGTCACTCGCTGACCTGCGGTCCGGCCTCGATGAGACCTGGCGATCTGGCGAGGACGCCTCGACGCGCTTCGAGATGTTCCGGGCGCTTTCCGATGAAAGCCGTGCAGCCTGGCTCGGCTTTGTCGTCGCGCGCACGCTCGAAGCGAGTCTCAATATGGTGGGCGAACGTCACATCGCGTTCCAGGATCATCTCGGCAGCCTCATCGGCATCGACTTGGCGCAATGGTGGCGGCCGACCGCGGCGAACTACTTCGACCGGGTCTCGAAGCAGGTGATCCTCGATGCGCTCACTGACGTTGGCGGCCTGGAGCTCTCCTCGCGCTTCGCATCGGTCAAGAAGGGGGATCTCGCGATGAGCGCCGAGCGCGTCTTCGCAGGCACATACATCACCGAGGTCGAAGTGCGCGAACGGGCACTTGCCTGGGTGCCCGAAGTCATGCGCTTCGCTGGTCAGTCGGCAAGCGACGCCGGGGACGAACCGCAGGATTCGGACGCGGATTGCGTTGCCAATGACGACCATCAGCCCCCGAGCGAGGTGGCCGCCTGA
- a CDS encoding SMODS domain-containing nucleotidyltransferase, giving the protein MSIADTFKQFLSNLAVDNAQTISDRYGEITCALNKNFRDTESKTANTLQVGSYGRHTAINLSYSRRSVSGPLWAFAAAGCIARTTGIAGVCFTAFGLMGFSG; this is encoded by the coding sequence TTGAGTATCGCGGACACGTTCAAGCAGTTTCTCAGCAATCTTGCAGTCGATAATGCCCAGACGATCTCGGATCGGTACGGGGAGATCACCTGCGCGCTCAACAAAAATTTCCGCGACACTGAATCCAAGACCGCGAACACACTGCAAGTCGGCTCCTATGGGCGACACACCGCCATTAACCTCTCTTATTCACGACGCTCGGTTTCGGGTCCGCTCTGGGCATTTGCTGCGGCTGGCTGTATTGCGCGGACGACCGGCATCGCTGGCGTTTGTTTCACCGCATTCGGATTGATGGGCTTTTCGGGTTGA
- a CDS encoding ArdC family protein produces the protein MAYRKGQSGGLSPATRITQEIIARLEAGTKPWIKPWRGVPVSRPLRACGVPYRGMNVFWLWMVADMCGYGSPFWMTYNQAKELGAQVRKGEKSTIAIFYKSYTKEVEAPDTGERADEHRRVLKAYPVFNADQVDGLPERFHPAATLEVVEPEGRQAELDTFFASIPAVLRHQGDEAYYEPVADRVTMPPAHLFSGFDHYYATLAHELSHWTGHASRLDRDLKNRFGSAAYAAEELVALSGQSAPCLTHT, from the coding sequence ATGGCCTATCGCAAGGGACAAAGCGGCGGATTGTCGCCCGCTACCCGTATCACCCAGGAAATCATCGCTCGTCTCGAAGCCGGGACCAAGCCGTGGATCAAGCCGTGGCGCGGCGTGCCGGTATCGCGGCCGTTGCGGGCTTGCGGCGTTCCATACCGCGGCATGAATGTGTTCTGGCTCTGGATGGTCGCCGACATGTGCGGCTACGGCTCACCGTTCTGGATGACCTACAACCAGGCAAAGGAGCTTGGGGCGCAGGTGCGCAAGGGCGAAAAGTCGACCATCGCCATCTTCTACAAGAGCTACACCAAGGAGGTCGAAGCCCCCGACACCGGGGAAAGGGCCGACGAACATCGCCGCGTGCTGAAGGCCTATCCGGTCTTCAACGCCGATCAGGTCGATGGTCTTCCCGAACGGTTCCATCCCGCCGCAACGCTGGAGGTTGTAGAGCCGGAAGGCCGCCAGGCCGAACTCGACACTTTCTTCGCGAGCATTCCGGCAGTGCTGCGTCACCAGGGCGATGAAGCCTATTATGAGCCGGTGGCCGATCGCGTGACGATGCCGCCCGCGCATCTCTTCTCCGGGTTCGATCACTATTATGCGACCCTTGCGCACGAGCTGTCGCATTGGACCGGCCACGCCAGCCGCCTGGACCGCGATCTCAAGAACCGTTTCGGCTCGGCCGCCTATGCCGCCGAGGAGCTCGTCGCCTTATCTGGACAGTCTGCACCGTGCCTCACGCACACTTGA
- a CDS encoding IS1380-like element ISSp1 family transposase — protein sequence MNDDIASSFGFPAVGRKKITAAFDGGRLTSDGGVLLLAQAERAMGICQRLAACIADPRDPARVIHRLDDILRARVFAIACGYEDADDLDALRDDPGFRLALGKLPESGAGLASQPTMSRWENAPTTRELASMMAAMIDIYCASYPAPPTAVTLDIDDTCDVVHGYQQLSFWNGHHGERCFLPIHIYDTATGRPVAMLLRTGKTPSGKEAAGHIRRLVRHLRRNWPDTHITIRGDGHYGRPEVMAYCDAARVDYVFGLPTNSALRADPAIVAVADACAVKRAQRQCPVLRNYAETRYGAKTWKCQRRVVARIEASTLGMDIRYVVTSLATGSAEHIYDTLYCARGQAENLIKRHKSQLASDRTSCRSANANQMRLILHTAAYWLLWRIQQAMPRTAALASAEFTTLRLRLLKVAARVVESASRIRIAFASACPDADLFRALVLRLKPAPT from the coding sequence ATGAACGATGATATCGCAAGCTCATTTGGATTCCCAGCAGTCGGCCGCAAGAAAATCACAGCTGCGTTCGACGGTGGCCGGCTTACCTCGGATGGCGGTGTTCTACTGCTTGCACAGGCCGAGCGCGCGATGGGGATTTGCCAGCGCCTGGCGGCTTGTATTGCCGATCCGCGCGATCCAGCGCGGGTGATCCATCGCCTGGATGACATTCTGCGTGCCCGTGTGTTCGCGATTGCGTGCGGCTATGAGGATGCCGATGATCTCGATGCTCTGCGCGACGATCCAGGCTTCCGCCTGGCGCTCGGCAAGCTGCCGGAATCGGGCGCGGGGCTGGCCAGCCAACCGACGATGAGCCGGTGGGAAAATGCACCGACTACGCGCGAACTGGCCAGCATGATGGCCGCGATGATCGACATCTACTGCGCCAGCTATCCCGCCCCTCCGACAGCGGTCACGCTGGATATCGACGACACGTGCGACGTCGTGCATGGCTATCAACAGCTCTCGTTCTGGAACGGGCATCATGGGGAGCGCTGCTTCCTACCGATCCATATCTACGACACCGCGACCGGCAGGCCGGTGGCCATGCTGCTGCGCACAGGCAAGACGCCTTCTGGAAAGGAGGCGGCGGGGCACATCCGACGCCTGGTGCGTCACCTGCGCCGTAATTGGCCCGATACCCACATCACTATCCGCGGCGACGGGCACTATGGTCGACCCGAGGTCATGGCCTACTGCGATGCGGCCCGCGTCGATTACGTGTTCGGCCTGCCCACCAATTCAGCGCTGCGCGCCGATCCCGCCATTGTTGCGGTCGCCGATGCCTGCGCGGTCAAGCGCGCCCAGCGTCAGTGTCCCGTCCTGCGCAACTATGCCGAGACCCGCTATGGGGCAAAGACCTGGAAGTGCCAGCGTCGCGTCGTTGCACGGATCGAGGCCAGCACGCTGGGCATGGACATCCGCTATGTCGTCACCTCGTTGGCAACAGGATCGGCCGAGCACATCTACGACACGCTCTACTGCGCGCGTGGTCAGGCCGAGAACCTGATCAAGCGCCACAAGTCCCAGCTCGCCAGCGACCGAACCTCGTGCCGCTCGGCCAATGCCAATCAGATGCGCCTGATACTGCACACTGCCGCATACTGGCTGCTATGGCGCATCCAGCAGGCGATGCCCAGGACCGCTGCTCTGGCAAGCGCGGAGTTTACCACCTTGCGCCTGCGGCTGCTCAAGGTCGCTGCGCGCGTCGTAGAAAGTGCTAGCCGCATCCGCATTGCCTTCGCTTCCGCCTGTCCGGATGCCGACCTGTTCCGCGCCCTCGTTCTCCGGCTGAAGCCTGCGCCGACGTAG
- a CDS encoding zincin-like metallopeptidase domain-containing protein, which produces MIRAPKICGGSHIRAGLSGYVAELSSAMIGAELGLPVAHLDSHASYIEHWLTLLKQDDRAILTAAAKAEEASSLLLKLGGRITADDSDEASRDAALAA; this is translated from the coding sequence ATGATCCGCGCCCCGAAAATTTGCGGTGGAAGTCACATTAGGGCTGGACTGTCAGGATATGTGGCTGAGCTATCGAGCGCCATGATCGGGGCCGAGCTTGGTCTTCCGGTTGCCCATCTCGATAGCCACGCGAGCTACATCGAGCACTGGCTCACGCTCCTTAAACAAGATGATCGCGCCATCCTCACCGCCGCCGCCAAAGCCGAGGAAGCTTCAAGCCTTCTGCTCAAGCTCGGTGGGCGGATCACTGCCGATGACAGCGACGAAGCGTCTCGCGACGCCGCGCTTGCCGCCTGA
- a CDS encoding site-specific integrase, translating into MTVVQLLAESDDERDALPVLMSAPLRPGCDRAHISRYGDPVWDLAPGVFRDNARRCHVTVHFGGIEDPSIADALRQILHARLNVDLPGHRSRLEPAGVRGEANRTLRFFDFVKAQLGRFDLGRVDQALVDRYAGSLRLAGLRPVVAAALLRIVFDLHELQHHLPTAHLSFEPWPGRSPFSVAGAKHIAGENRTPRIPESIMTPLLSWSLRYVTCHAGDILAARAELDRLEATRNRLIAAGEGLDPAVRRLRQRERLLDYVASLRQHGRGIPIWTTAHNGATRTDPQTGAVTPPINYHLIHLHAGINAQAEPAMHLGLATGAPDLIAAAIAELGTEIGGMDTPISADPDTGLPWRTRFDAKVLPLEEVMLQSAAYIVCAFLSGMRDSEIQAMRQGCLSITKAEDGTILRHRIKSTAYKGKRGGGEETEWVTIAPVAEAIDVLERLSARAGQARGTTTLWPVLTLRANTKTHVSAEIVRQLNRFRDHLNDQFGSAQAPVIPAGPDGRPWRLTTRQFRRTIAWHIANRPFGTIAGMIQYKHASVAAFEGYAGSSRSGFRGEIEAQRALGQIDDILVYFDERQSGARLGGPAANRVGVVLDTAAHELAPLPAMIADRPRLRTMLGSLARTLHVGPLADCFFDPATALCLNRSSEPGASGPMISMCEPVRCPNACIAERHRPAWQRGADEARLLLREKRLPEPQRVTLQAEVARIQRVLEQIAPGTATPHNGMAGEEEEAGLRVTD; encoded by the coding sequence ATGACCGTTGTCCAGCTTCTGGCGGAGAGCGACGATGAGCGCGATGCCCTCCCTGTGCTTATGTCCGCGCCTTTGCGCCCCGGCTGCGATCGCGCGCATATTTCACGATACGGCGATCCGGTGTGGGATCTGGCTCCCGGCGTATTTCGCGACAACGCGCGGCGCTGCCATGTCACGGTACATTTCGGCGGTATTGAAGACCCATCTATTGCTGATGCCCTGCGCCAGATTCTCCATGCGCGGCTCAATGTCGATCTCCCCGGTCACCGTTCGCGGCTTGAGCCGGCCGGGGTGCGCGGCGAGGCCAACCGGACCTTGCGCTTTTTCGACTTCGTGAAGGCTCAGCTGGGGCGTTTCGATCTCGGCCGGGTCGATCAGGCTCTGGTCGATCGCTACGCCGGATCTTTGCGCCTTGCCGGGCTGCGCCCAGTTGTAGCGGCAGCGCTGCTGCGGATCGTCTTTGACCTGCACGAGTTGCAGCATCATCTGCCGACTGCGCACCTGTCCTTCGAACCGTGGCCGGGACGAAGTCCGTTTTCCGTGGCGGGCGCAAAGCATATTGCAGGGGAGAACCGGACGCCGCGCATTCCCGAATCGATCATGACGCCGCTGCTCTCCTGGTCGTTGCGCTACGTGACCTGCCACGCAGGCGATATCCTTGCCGCACGGGCGGAACTCGATCGCCTTGAAGCAACGCGCAACCGTCTGATTGCCGCTGGGGAAGGTCTGGATCCCGCTGTTCGTCGGTTACGGCAACGCGAACGCCTTCTCGACTATGTTGCATCCTTGCGGCAGCATGGGCGCGGCATTCCGATCTGGACCACGGCACATAACGGCGCAACGCGAACAGACCCGCAAACCGGCGCCGTCACGCCGCCGATCAACTACCACCTGATCCACCTCCATGCCGGTATCAACGCGCAGGCCGAACCTGCCATGCACCTTGGCCTCGCCACCGGTGCACCAGACCTCATCGCCGCTGCCATCGCAGAACTCGGCACCGAGATCGGCGGCATGGATACGCCCATTTCTGCCGATCCCGATACTGGCCTGCCTTGGCGCACCCGCTTCGATGCCAAGGTTTTGCCCCTCGAGGAAGTCATGCTGCAGTCCGCAGCCTATATCGTATGTGCCTTTCTCTCAGGCATGCGGGACAGCGAGATCCAAGCCATGAGGCAGGGATGCCTGTCTATTACCAAAGCCGAAGACGGTACGATCTTGCGGCATCGTATCAAGTCCACTGCTTACAAGGGCAAGCGCGGCGGCGGCGAGGAGACCGAGTGGGTTACCATCGCGCCAGTCGCTGAAGCCATCGATGTCCTCGAACGCCTTTCCGCGCGTGCAGGGCAAGCGCGCGGAACAACGACCCTGTGGCCAGTCCTCACGCTCCGGGCCAATACCAAGACGCACGTCTCTGCAGAGATAGTCCGGCAACTCAACCGGTTCCGCGATCACCTCAATGACCAATTCGGATCCGCGCAGGCACCCGTCATTCCTGCCGGACCCGACGGCCGACCATGGCGTCTGACAACGCGTCAGTTTCGCCGCACAATCGCCTGGCACATCGCCAACCGGCCCTTCGGAACAATTGCCGGCATGATCCAGTACAAGCATGCCAGCGTTGCGGCTTTCGAAGGCTATGCTGGCAGCAGCCGGTCCGGATTTCGGGGAGAGATCGAAGCCCAGCGTGCGCTCGGGCAGATCGACGATATCCTTGTCTACTTCGACGAGCGGCAAAGTGGCGCACGCCTTGGCGGACCTGCCGCGAACAGGGTCGGAGTTGTGCTTGATACTGCCGCCCACGAGTTGGCGCCGCTACCTGCCATGATTGCCGACCGTCCACGTCTGCGCACCATGCTGGGCAGTCTCGCGCGGACATTGCATGTCGGCCCGCTGGCCGATTGCTTCTTTGATCCGGCAACTGCCCTGTGCCTGAACCGGAGTTCGGAGCCAGGCGCAAGCGGGCCAATGATCTCCATGTGCGAACCGGTCCGCTGCCCCAATGCCTGCATCGCCGAACGGCATCGCCCGGCATGGCAGCGCGGTGCTGATGAGGCACGGTTGTTGTTGCGCGAGAAGCGGCTTCCAGAGCCGCAGCGGGTGACGCTTCAGGCCGAGGTGGCCAGAATCCAGCGTGTTCTTGAACAGATCGCACCGGGTACCGCCACACCGCATAACGGTATGGCGGGAGAGGAAGAGGAGGCGGGTTTGCGGGTGACGGATTGA
- a CDS encoding tyrosine-type recombinase/integrase gives MDTSGASIVIQERRTADGLDSYIPVILRDGAIYDLHLERYFLDLPLNGSRSRHSLRAHGYDVLVWVRFLASARGKSVWQADANDVGAYHRARRRSDAEFRISASTWNRAIASLDKLYRWAEREGLIERTPFTHRQVWRRSHDGRRAAVTGRNDAYERAARRSDVRFIDLTDYRAFREVGLRGLTVEGTERPGARDRNGARNALFADLLVTTGLRLEEASHLLAAEIPVCDARSERQRRVELPAALTKGDRGRSMLLPRRLLPVFDAYIAVERAAAVAKFAQRRGWEAIDRPIFIHSPSFGQRALPLVGGGTMDMEVVTPDERARLVICADDGTPREAAVLWLTEVGHPVLPNSWEAIFARASRRCTDAGIPVRLSPHQLRHSFAVHMLAMLIQRRLADAAAPVGAMEGYRQLVGDPLQQVQRLLGHSSLATTSIYLDHLATRADTVDAAVEELLALVPGYLRS, from the coding sequence GTGGATACTTCAGGTGCGTCGATCGTCATTCAGGAGCGCCGGACGGCGGATGGCCTGGACTCCTACATCCCGGTAATCCTGCGTGATGGTGCGATCTATGATCTCCACCTTGAGCGCTACTTCCTCGATTTGCCGCTGAACGGTTCGCGTTCGCGACACTCGTTGCGCGCCCATGGCTATGATGTTCTGGTCTGGGTTCGCTTTCTCGCTTCGGCCCGTGGCAAGTCTGTTTGGCAAGCCGATGCCAATGATGTCGGTGCCTATCATCGTGCCCGGCGGCGCAGCGATGCTGAGTTCCGGATTTCGGCATCGACGTGGAACCGGGCGATTGCCTCGCTCGACAAGCTTTATCGATGGGCCGAACGGGAGGGTCTGATCGAGCGTACACCTTTTACGCATCGTCAGGTCTGGCGACGATCGCACGATGGGCGCCGGGCGGCAGTCACGGGCCGCAATGACGCCTATGAGCGCGCAGCCCGTCGTTCCGACGTCCGTTTCATCGATCTCACCGATTACCGCGCCTTCCGGGAAGTTGGTTTGCGCGGCCTGACCGTTGAAGGGACCGAGCGTCCTGGAGCGCGTGACCGCAATGGCGCGCGCAACGCGCTGTTCGCCGATCTGCTGGTCACCACCGGCCTGCGCCTGGAAGAGGCATCCCACTTGCTCGCAGCTGAGATTCCGGTTTGCGACGCCCGCTCGGAACGTCAGCGGCGGGTCGAGCTTCCGGCGGCACTTACCAAGGGTGACAGGGGGCGAAGCATGCTGCTACCGCGCCGTTTGTTGCCGGTGTTTGACGCCTACATCGCCGTTGAGCGAGCGGCGGCCGTCGCCAAGTTCGCACAGCGCCGTGGCTGGGAAGCCATCGACCGCCCGATCTTCATCCACAGCCCCTCATTCGGGCAGCGCGCATTGCCTCTCGTTGGCGGTGGCACGATGGACATGGAGGTCGTCACACCGGATGAACGCGCAAGGCTTGTTATTTGCGCTGACGATGGAACGCCGCGCGAAGCCGCGGTCCTCTGGCTGACCGAGGTGGGCCATCCTGTGTTGCCCAACTCGTGGGAAGCGATCTTCGCACGGGCAAGCCGCCGTTGCACGGACGCAGGCATCCCGGTCCGGCTTAGCCCCCATCAACTCCGGCATTCCTTTGCAGTCCACATGCTGGCCATGCTGATCCAGCGCCGCCTCGCCGACGCAGCGGCACCAGTGGGCGCCATGGAAGGTTATCGCCAGCTGGTCGGCGATCCGCTTCAACAGGTCCAGCGATTGCTTGGCCATTCGAGCCTCGCGACGACCTCTATTTATCTGGATCACCTCGCCACGCGTGCCGATACCGTCGATGCGGCAGTCGAAGAGCTGTTGGCACTCGTACCAGGCTATCTTCGATCATGA